In Falco biarmicus isolate bFalBia1 chromosome 7, bFalBia1.pri, whole genome shotgun sequence, a single window of DNA contains:
- the LOC130152176 gene encoding serine/arginine-rich splicing factor 5-like isoform X3, which translates to MSGCRVFVGHLSSRARERDVEKFFKGYGRIREIHLKNGFGFVEFEDHRDADDAIYELNGKELCDERVTIEHARARRGRGRFPQRFSYYQSQSGSRYGPPVRTEHRIIVENLSSRISWQILVCLGLISIG; encoded by the exons ATGAGTGGCTGCCGTGTCTTTGTTGGACACCTAAGCTCACGCGCTCGGGAGCGGGATGTGGAGAAATTTTTCAAAGGATATGGACGCATACGAGAAATCCATCTAAAAAACGGATTTGGATTTGTG GAATTTGAAGACCACCGGGATGCTGATGATGCAATTTATGAACTAAATGGTAAAGAGTTGTGTGATGAAAG GGTTACAATTGAGCATGCTCGAGCCCGAAGGGGAAGGGGCAGATTCCCACAACGGTTCAGTTATTACCAGTCGCAGAGTGGATCTAG GTATGGACCTCCTGTTCGTACTGAACACAGGATCATAGTTGAAAACCTTTCATCCCGTATCAGCTGGCAG ATCTTGGTTTGCCTGGGTTTGATCTCGATTGGCTAG